The genome window ctatctccgctgaaggctcacttggtactataaacagtatactactgatactacacaacagatgatgggggcacacagccgcccaccaaacacactggtgactacaaccaccaccagcaacaacgggacgaaacactaacgcgtccctccgcgtcgccacacccgagtggacgaacgcacgagaaatgcagccccaactggccacactttctcaggacaacaagcccgttgtcctacacagccacggtctaccgagtaacaagccagctactcaagggagggcacaactcccagaccaatgactagtgaGCACCAAGAGAAACCCAGCAACACGAAACTCCCTACCCTGTGCCAGACCACGAGAGACGTGTCCACCTCAGCTGAAGGCTCACTTGGTACTGAGGCGATGCTCGCAGGCACAACaagatggtggaaacaaagcgagggtggttggccgcacagcggaacagcgacAGCCCGCGCTTGGGGCCGCCATACAATgggcatataataaaataataaattaaaggggaaacaAGGCAGTGCCCCTCACAAACTTCATTATGTGCATCAcagaatcatgtttttttttgtgtggtaaAGCTtggctgatgaaaaaaaaaaaaagaggctgtTTTGTGCTCATAAATATTTACATAAGATATAGCAATACCTTTACTACACCTAGGGAGGTGTAGTTATTAGCGATGTGCGTATGTAGTTAGTTAGCAACGACGTCCCACTGACATGTGATGCTTTCGTGGAAACCACTTTTGGTAGGGGTACACTCTCATGTCAGTAGCACATCTTTAAAAGTTTTGTGGATTCCACCCCCTGTTTGCGACAGTGCAAGCCTGACTAAGCTACACCCTCTACAAAGGAACATACTTAGTGTGGCCGTGCGCAGGTTCTCTAGTGACTCACAGAGTagtttgtttttactgttcacAGCCATCATCGTAGGGTAGAGGAAAAGCAGTATTTTCCTCTGACAGTTTATTGATGACTTGACTGTAAGAACTTAATTCACCACTTTCCTACATCTTCATATCGCAACGTCTCTGGTGTGAGTGACGCCCTGAGGCTATATTGTCAGGAAACGCACTCACAAACAAGTGCGCATCGACATGACGCCTCATAAAGCATTAAATACTAATGCTTAAGTGCTTTACATGTGTTTTTGTGCACATAGAAATATTGAACATTTATCTTATCAGAGCTGAATAATACTGTGGTATATATAAACCCTATATGCAGTAACACCTAGAATCCTTGCCCTCTGCTGATGGTAAGAATGCCAGAGGTTGAAATTtatcaagagaaaaatattcatataaattCTTATACgttgaaaaaaaagcaatgtatgatacataatttttttctgtatgacTCAGGCATTGACACAATAGTGcgggacatttaaaaatggtttCCTGGGAGAAACGACACTTGATTTTTCCAAATAAATATCTTAGAACGAATGATAATTTATGGCCCCAAGCACCGAATGAGCGAAAAATATCTATAAATGAAATTCCTTATTAAATCCCCATAAATGCAAGTGCACCGCTTACCTCAAACACTCggacattcatacacacatacatacatacacacacaactacatttcgtcacattattattattactattattattattatcatcattgctattattattattattatcattattattattattattactaatactcACAGTAACAAGGTCTAAAAGATTGGATACAATGCTTTCAATACAATCATGCCAACACCTTAATAATTTCAAACAGATACACTTTGCACTGCTGAAAGGATACAGTAACTAACCCATGAACATTCTAACAATTTCATATTCTGTCTTGATACTGTGTAAATCTAAAAAATGGCTGGCTGATAACTCTAatattgtgtttgtattttgaaAGTAAGTTTTTCATGTGAGGAGAAGATTCTAAGTTTCTCATCATTGGGACTTCATCttaataatttgttttatttggtaGTGCTTCCAAAAGATAAGATTAATCTTCTGTGAATTACAATGTATTCTTAATTTCAATCTTCTTACTCTTAAATGAGATGAGTAATGTTGCCACCCACTGTAATGACTTGTGCCTTTACAATTTGTTATAATTACATCATATTTGCAGTTGGTGTCAGACCTCATCTAAATTATGCATTTCTGTCCCCATTTTACAGGGAGACTGTCACTTTATTAGAATaagtaaaaaggagaatgaCTAAGAGGATACAGGGTGTATTCCTTGGAGATGTGTTGGTTAAGAAAGGACGTGACTGAGGTCTTTAAGTGTTATAGGGGCTATAACAAGAGTGACATTAACAAAATTCTCAGGGTCAGTAATGATAAGATAACAGGATATAATGAGTTCAAGCTTGACAAAAGATTTAAGAGATAtgaaggaattggttctcaGGTACATAGAGTGGTAGAACATAGAATGGACTCGGTAATCAAGTTATCAGTGCAAATGTCATTTGGGAACTTTTAAAGATTAGGCAAAATTTAAAGTGCTCAAATTTCTTTGAGGAAGTTACCATATTCTTACTTCCATCTAAATTAAATATCTTGAAAGATATTTGGAATTATAAATTACATATTGTAAGGTACACAAAGACAaagttttatatacattttattaaGAAGTGCCTCCTAAAATACCACAAGCTTTGTAAGTAgaggtattatttttttttcgagtaaTGCTGCTCCTACAGTCTTTGTTCTGTGTGCACCACTTTGTTGCTTTAGCTTgtaaggaaaagcaagaaagaaaaagtaaaatttatcAAATTCAAAACTGTATTTTTAGAAATACGAATTGCAGTCATATTTTAGTAATTTCAGGTAGAAGCAtgattaattctggttactaaaTATAGACCAATAACAggatacaaagaaaaatcaaagatgGTAAACTACTTTAGTACAGTACCAATTGTAAAAATAGCATGCATGAGCCTTTCATATTTGTACATGGTCAAGTAGCATTACAAAATTTTATGTGTACAATATTCTTATTCTCAGTTTCATTGTTAAATTAATCTTTCCAACCAACTAACAGCACAACAAAAAGTGCTTGTCCTGATGTGCCAAGGTTGTGTATGATGGAGCCTCAGGCTTAATAGATTCTGGTAATGGATTCCATTATAAAGGTTTAGTATTTTGAGAGAAATATGGATTTTAGTAACTTCTATAATTAGAAGTACAAACATGAAGTTAAGACAACACCTTGTGAAAATAAACATTAAATATCTAAATGTATTTGGTATTGTAGTTATGCAATGACAAATTACTCAATGAACACTGGGATTTGATGTATATTTGGATATCAAAATTAATCTGCCCTCTAATATGCAGACATGTTTTGTAATGACAAGAGTTCAAAAGACTCAAAACTACTTTGGGTCCTGTCAATAATTAAGATATCAgtggcaaaagaaagaaaaaaaaaaagaagaaaataaataacaaatataaatgtaaataggTTGTATTATTGTTGGGTAGGGATTCCCCAACAATCTCTTTGAAGTCACTTTACACAACAGAAAATGTAAGTCAAGATGAAACTGAAACACCAGAGATTGATcaaagtggaggagagaagacatgTAGTTGCACAAAGGCTCTTAAATTACCTTCACATCTGAGTTATTGTGGTTGCAAGGTCTGACCTCCTGTGCCTCTGTTCTTCCGGTCAGGGTTTCGACCCAATTACCTAATAAAGGCCTCTCATGGCAAATGCTTCATTCTCCCTTCAAATAAATTTCTGTGTTTCAATAAAGTGCTCAAGGGCAGCATAACAAATAACTTTTATACGAAATAGAAATATCCATTCTTCAAAAACGACAGTTTCAGCAGTGCCTGATACTATCAAATTACAAGTTCTTCATTGATGCACCTTATCAAAATTGTTCTAAGATGTTTCTAAGCAGCAGATTGCCCCACTTgtttaaatattttctcttctttcactatatatatatatatatatatatatatatatatatatatatatatatatatatatatatatatatacaggtaactcttgatttacgcgtgtttgatttacgcgtttttgttaatacgcgaccaaaaaaatattacaattaattaaatttgcgcgATAGATTTGCTTATAcatgatttggcccaaccgcattttcaaactgagcgccagacgcaatttcaaactgcgcgccagagagtgGACAGCGACGGCAagtgcttgtgaggggtgaaaACATTGGTGTCCTGCGTTTATTTTcttactagtgtttacttttatactgtggggttatttttcataagtggatttttgataaagtggaaaagctcagaggaagatggtgaccaACTGTGGtctgagtggtgaaggcagtgatgcagtgagtgttgtgtttatgtactctttgttttgttgttttctcttattattttttgcttttccctttatcttaaatacacttctagtatttagaatggtaaataataaaaacatgttaatttagccaaataaatagagtattttgtatgaatttttttggaccacatcctgcatccccctattatctattgtttcttatgagaattacatgtttgtttcacacgaattttgatatacgcgatgcctcttgcaacgcatctatcacgtaaatcgtatatatatatatatatatatatatatatatatatatatatatatatatatatatatatatatatatatatatatatatatatatatatatatatatatatatatatatatatatatatatatatatatatattgtatttattatcAGAACACTCAAGTTGATGCTGGGAAGGGCAAAGTATTAAGATAATTTTGGTTTTactactctttcctttttccaaatGAGATCATAGAATTTATCAAAGacaatcttttctcctcttttggtCCCATGTAACAAGAAAGCAACAGGTGTTAAGTGGGTCCTTAATTTGTTTGAGTTAGCTATCCAGTGTCTTTTAGTGAGAAAGCAGAATGTCTACAGATACATGTATAAGGTCAGCATGCATCTCTCCCTCTGTGATGTTGGTCCCCTACTGGAACAATCCCCATGGTGTGGTCACAGCAGAAGAGCCTCCACTTCTATATAAACACTGCTTTGCTAGTTCAACCCTTCCACACTCGTGGAACTTCTAAAACAAATACTTGTTTCTCCACTTGGTTCTATACTCTTATGTATTAACTGCTGTTGCCTTCCTACTGTCTTCTCACTCACTTAATGTTGGAAGTGACTTTTCCATACTTTACTGCTCTAACCAACAAATATTTCATCCTATCTCTTTATTCTTAAActcatccttttctcctatATGCCAACTTTTTGCAACATAGCTTATAATTAGGAAGTTATTCATTTAGCTTCTTACCAAACTTTTTATCCACTCATTTTCTGCCATCATTGAATacctatttcattttctattccaaAAATTAATCTTCAGTCACAATTCCTTTGAACACTCCCATACTTGGATAATAATATATGGTGATGAAAAGATTTTCACATAAGACATTTGCAGAATAATTAAGACAATTATAATAAACTTTTCTGCTCATTGCTTGTTGAAATGAAGACATATTATTCCCTGTGTAAAGATAAACAAGTCCCTAGGAATGGCAAAGAATATCTGAATATTGACGGAGAATTGCCACTTTGATCACAGCACCTGATATGCATAAACCTTCAGTGCCATTACACCAGAAACTTCTACATGTTCTGACTAGGCACAGCTTAGTGTTCTTTATCATTCATTGTGTAGTGGTTGACTTGTAACTGAAAACTAAGTATATGATCTCTTTAAGTTTCTTATTTCCACCCTGtctgagaaaagaaagtatagtAAGTGAAGTAAAAGCATTCTTATAAGCTGCCTGAAAGTTTATTCAACTTCAGATAAATTCTGAAAgtgtaaattcatatcacttCAGTGGAAAAGATAAAGTTTGGAAATGACAAACATCTTTATCTCCCTCATTGATCTTTAACAAGTCTCCCTTAATACACTGTCTTAgtcctctctcttctgtctcacTCTGATGTAAACTTTGATGAAAGATCTACTGTAATTCTTACCCCAATCTCatttacagtattttttttttccctgaagaTACACATGTCCATAGTCTGAATCAAAGATTTCTTATCAAAATATGGACCGTAAGTATTTCTAAAACAAACATTACGAGACAGATTCTCAATAAAAGATGTTGTTAACAAACAGAACTTACTTTCTCAAGTGATACTGAATCAGAGTCATCATAGAATCATAGAATTTACACTACAATCATACTACATATTCACCAGAGCTCTACATTAACAACAGTAAAATACTCTATTTAACAAGATTGTGCACCAACAAATGCAAGTTTCAGTATTTACAGGAAACCATTACACCGATATGTCACACATGACCTTACTATTACGTACTATATCAAAAATATGATCACtgttaaaaacataaaaaaatattacaaataattaaataaaaaaaatataacaaataattAAATCAACTTTCTGCATAACAACCGAGTGCTAATTTAAAAACATTCCAGCGAAACCTCACTTTAACAGACTGGTGGTGGGGAGCTTTTGGTGGCAGCAGTACCCGTGTTGCAGTGCAAAGCATGTGATATGCAGACTGACTGCTCCTTTAGGGACTACTTAGAGCATAAGTTCGTCTTTATCATGCTTAATGAAGAGATATTATTGTCtgtataacaaaacaaaacaataagataTGTTTACTGTTAATTTTTCTGGTACtatataaaaatacatatatagatacatctacaaataaaaaggagaagaatccACTATCCATGATGTTTGATATCAGAAGGATTTaagatttttaaagatttagTAACATCCATACATACAAATTTCTACTtaccacaataaaaaaagataagaaacacatattggaaaaaaaataaataaatagatgtggCACAGGATATCTTCAAAACATAAAGTAATAGAATCTGTACTGATTTTGTGTCACATTGGTATTGGCAAAATTTAAATGATGGTGTATTGTACTAAAATATTCCAGATTTCAAAGTTTTTGAATAAAGGATTCTCAGTCTGAATCTGCACCTGTCCATCTATCCACTATGATTCATATATAATATTCTATACACCTATGGAAGCCTACAACAATGAGTCTAGCTGGATAATATCACTGATACCTTCAGTGTCCCCACAAGACCATTTCAACAAATTTAGGTAGATGATAATTATAGCTTTCTGAAATATACATTTCATAATAATAgctaaaaaatgaaaacacacacacacacacacacacacacacacacacacacacacacacacagtaagcaaTGACATTCCAAAATTTGTTGGCTTGCGACTTCATCTTACATTCATGAAGTTCACTGTGCTGCTACAAATGTTTGATTCTTGTGTAGTGTTGTTGCTATATTTaatttcattaatattatttttctgcaGCTCTTAATTTATACTTCTGTGGGCTTCTGTCATTTATCATTTAAGTCCAGCTTGATAAAACCAGGCAATGGCACAACAAATCTCTGGTCTTCAACAACAATTGGTCCACATTTGCTGTGAGGAACACTTATATACAGAATCTTCATTCAAATGGTCAccttaaaaataagaataagtcaGCTGGCCCACACCATAGCCCATTATAGTGAGATTTTGCAACACTTATCATAATGAATGACTACATCTTGTTCACTCACCACATGCTTCAAAATGACAACTATGGATTTTGGAAAATAAATTTTGAGTCCAGGGAAGTTCAAATGCTGCAAGCTACTAATGACAAGTCCTGAGTTTACAGTTTGCTTGATTTATTTCTGAACATATGTTTGTCACCATCTGTCTCTACTATATTGTGTACCTGCTCTTCATTGTGCAATGTTAGACTGTACTATCTTGTGCTATGAGCTCAGTTTTATTTATGGTATGTGGGTGCAACAGTGTCAAGAATGAACTGTATAACTAAGAACTTGAACGTTGGATTGGGTCAGCTTACGCAACCTTGGCATCCACTGCAGCCTTGGCTGCtgcatccttccctcccagGTACTCATATTGTATCAAGCGACAGCCCTGGTGAAAGAAATGTGCTACTTAATTCTGCCAATAAATGTTGAATATTTGTGCTTCACTCCCATTCAGGGTCATTTACCTTACAGTACCAACATGATAATTTCCTGCAGATGTCTTGATTTTGGCTATAACTTAAGATTCATCATTATACAATATCATACAAGAAAGCCACTGAACTTATGTGCCTCAACACTAcactactaagcgtttcagagagtttgagggcacgtttttctagaataactttgtaaggaacacgcatatcattatgaaattttgccagtGTATTTGACACCCTTCCCTAATATCTCAATGTGTCATGAATtgtaaacagtatataataatggcacttttccctataaaaataggagaaagtcacttatccctcacgaagaaattgacaagtggtgagaaatggtgacagagagagagagagagagagagagagagagagagagagagagagagagagagagagagagagagagagagagagagagagagagagagagagagagagagagagagagagagagagagagagagagagagagagagagagagaggggaatacatagatggggagggaaggaggagaggaggaaggagcaaaatatgggagggatggaagagaggagggtaggagcagggggagggacTATGTGGGTGGAGCTTGTTACTACGTCACAGATAGTACTACATCACCATTTCTTACCACTTGTCCATTTCTttgtgagggataagtgactttctcctgtttttatagggaaaagtgccattattatatactgttgacgattcttgacacattgggatattcggggagggtgtcaagtacactgtggcaaaatttcataatgatatgtgtgttccttacaaagttattctagaaaaacaaGCCCTTAACTCTCTCTGAAATGCTTAGTAGGTATTTAAAGTAACATGACTACAGCTTATTTCTCACCTGTACAACCTGGGCTGTCTCATTGGTGAAGTGGCAAGCAAACAGGAGCAGGTTGCGAGGCTGAACCTTTATGGCAAACCTCATGAAGATCGCAGAGTAAAGACACAGTGCTGAAAAGAGGCAGGTGAAATAAGATAGGCATACAAAAAAATGGATGAGCTATGAGAGAAATGATGAGAAATTGTCATAGTAAACAACAACTAATGATAGTAAAACATATATCAAGGTAATGATTATAGTTACATTTTATCATGTGGTGATGACTGTAGGTCTATTCCATTACAAAATAGTGTGAAGGCTATCTGTGTATTTCAATATTATTTGCTAAGATCACTAAATCCTGTGTATTGCCACATTTTGGTTCTACAAGTAACTCAAATATCAGAAGTACTATTCTGCTgttgaccactaccaccataaatTCAATATGTCCAATAAGtca of Portunus trituberculatus isolate SZX2019 chromosome 32, ASM1759143v1, whole genome shotgun sequence contains these proteins:
- the LOC123511886 gene encoding mitochondrial pyruvate carrier 1-like, translated to MAGTLIKKGLDQLKSPEFRNYLMSTHFWGPVANWGIPLAAIADTRKPPEYISGKMTFALCLYSAIFMRFAIKVQPRNLLLFACHFTNETAQVVQGCRLIQYEYLGGKDAAAKAAVDAKVA